The genome window CTGCCCGATGCATCCGGAGGTTACCTCTGACCGGCCAGGTGCATGCCCCATCTGTCACATGGATCTGGTTCTTACATCAGACACCAAAGGGGCGGAAGAGATGCTTTCAGGAGATTTCAGATTATCTAAAGACGATATCATTAAATCAAATATCATAACCGCTGAAGTTTCTGAGGGAAGTATATCCCCTGCTCTCAGTTTCTCAGGCAAGATTGAAATTCCTGAAGAAAATATTCGCATTGTATCGGCCCGCTTCTCAGGGAGAGTCGAATCTATGAAAGCCTCAAGCACCGGCCTGATGCTTAATTCCGGTTCAGTTTTGTTCACCAGTTACAGTGATGAGATGAGCAGAATATTTGCGGAATACCGATCTGTGCGTAATTCTGGTACCGCAAACGCGGAAATAATAAAATCACTGGAAACTCGCCTGCTGCTCAAAGGAATGACAACCGAACAGATTTCAGCCTTGAAAAACGGAGCATCAGATATTTTTAATGTCATGTCTCCTTATAAAGGTGTCATACTTGAAAAATATATAAGTGAGGGAGAGTACTTCAGTGAAGGCACCCGCCTCTATAAGGTAGCTGACTTGTCATCAGTCTGGGCGGTCGCGGATGTGTATTCTGATGCTCTTGCTTATATCAGAGAGGGCACAGCCGCGGAAGTAAAAAATGAATCAAACGGATATACTGCCCGTGCCAGAGTTTCTTTTATTTCACCTGTTATGGATAATGCAAGCAGATCGGTAAAAGTCAGGGTTATTCTCAGTAATACCGGCTCACTAAGAGCAAATGATTTCGTCACCGTGAAGTTTACCGCATCAGAAAAAACAGGAATCACTGTTCCCGTGAATGCCGTGGTCAGAACCGGAAATGAGGATATTGTCTGGCTGCAGACTGGAGAAGAAACTTTTAAGCCGCGGAAGGTTATTCTTGGTCAGAGGTCCGGCCAGTTCTATTCTGTTGTTTCGGGGCTTTCAAAAGGAGACCGGATTGTTATAAACGGGGTTTACCTGCTTGATTCTGAATCACGTCTGAGGAATTTTACCTCCGTTGAAGATCTGACTCAGATACCGGAACCAAAAACAGAGACGAAAACTGTATCATCAGCCCCGGATAAAAACGGTGATGAAAAAGCAATTTTTCTTGGAAAGACGGACGACGTTCCCTTCAACAAGGTATGTCCTTTGCTCGGTGACGAAGTTGCCAAAAACAGCCCAAAGGTAAAATACAAAGGCAAGATCTGGGGGTTCTGCTGCCCCGGTTGTGATAAAAAGTTTATGGCTGACCCAGCAAAATATAGCCAGAATGTATCCGCAGACGGAAAAACCTATCTGGGTATCTATGAAGACTAAAACTATTTTTGAATTAATCCATCAAATAATCTAAAACCAAAAAAAAAGGAAAAACCTATGCGTTCTTTCATGTTTCTGTTCGTATTTTTCATCCTTGCCGGCAGCATCGCTTTTGCCCAGGATCACTCAAATCACAATCATAACACACATAAAAATGACAGTGTTACTGTGAAGAGCGAAAATCCTGAAGTAAAAAAGGAGGAAACTGATTCCACCAAAATCTTTAACACCGTTTGCCCGGTTATGGGAGATGAAGTGGACCCTGAAGTAAAAACCGTTACCTATAACGGCAAAGTTTATGGATTCTGCTGCAAAGGCTGCATTAAAAAATTCAGCAATAACCCAGAAAAATATGCGGCTAAGCTTTCTGAAGACGGAACAAAACTTATTGAGCCTGAAAAGAAGTAACTCTCTGATTAATAAAGGTGCGGCTGATAAAAATCAGCCGCCCTTTATGTTTTAACACAGATCAGCGTAATGTCATCATCAAACACATCACGCCCGGTGAACCGGTGTAAATCTGATTTAATGGCATTGCAGATAATCTCGGGAGGATTACCCGAGTAATCACTGAATGAGGTCCTTAGCCTCGCCAGTCCAAACTCCTGCCCCTCCTTGTTTCTTGCCTCAATGATGCCGTCAGTATAGAGAAGGAAATAATCTCCCTGTTCAAATGATATGGACTCATGCACATAATTGAAATCCCTCTGCATCCCAAGAGCCAGATTCTGTGTCCGGTAACTTGCTGCAGTTTTTTCTGCAATACGGTAATGAAGAACCGGATGATGCCCGCCGGTGATCACTTTGGCGGATGATGATGCCGGATTGATATATATACCGGCGGCTGTAACAAAATGAGATTTCTGTGTAATCTGCTGAAGCGTTCTGTTCATTTTGCTGAATAATTCTGCAGGATTATCAAGCAAATCCCTGTTTGCGTAAAATGCACTTTTTGTCATTGCGGCAATAATTCCGGAGCCGATACCGTGTCCTGATACATCAGCCGCCAGAACAAAGATATTGCCGTCACCGCAGTCCAGATAATCAAAGAAATCACCTCCGACTTCCTGCGCCGGCATTGCGATTCCGAATACCTCAGTTCTCCCCGAAACCATTCCTTTGCCGGGATTCAGCGACTCCTGAATTTTCCTTGCTACCTGAAACTCCGTTTCAAGCCGTACTCTCTGTTTTCCCTCTCTCTGCAGTGTCACAATGAACATAGTGTACCCTAAAGCAAGAAGAACCACGGAAAAAGTGCCAAGAAGCATTCTTTCATTTTTTACTTCCTGATACTCTTTTCTGTTCAGCAGGATATGCTGCTCCTGTTCCTTGAACATTTTTGCATCCGTTTTACCGGAAAAATACTGTTCGATATCCAGTGCATAGATATTACCTGCCATAAACAAAGCGGTCATCAGGATGAGGAGCAGTTTTTTCCTCGCAAAAAGAATGATACTGCCGGAAATTCCCCCTGAGCTAATGGTAACAATCAGCACGTGCATTATTGATATATGCTTGAGGGGATCATCCATCAAAATGCTCAGCGGCCCCAGTGTGGAAAAGATCAGGAATACTGAAACAGCAAGGAGAATTCTTACCTTCAGGTTCATTTCTTTCCAGATATTATACGCGCGATGATTGTCAGCCATTACTCTGAATTCGGGATCAAATTACTTATTGTTTGACAGATGATGAAAGCAAAACAGAATTTCTTAAGGGACAGGAGAAAACAAAAGAGGCGGTTATTAGCCGCCTCTCTTTAATCAAGAGTAATTATCTCTTCTCAACCGGGACATATTCCCGATTTGTGTGACCGGTGTAAACCTGGCGCGGACGGTAAATCCTGAGTGCCGGATTATCACGCAGTTCTTTCCAGTGAGCCAGCCAGCCGGGTAAACGGCCGATTGCAAACATCACGGTGAACATATTGGTCGGAATGCCGAGTGCTTTATAAATGATTCCGCTGTAGAAATCAACATTCGGGTAGAGCTTTCTTTCAACAAAGTAAGAATCTTCAAGAGCAACTCTTTCAAGATTTTTGGCAACCTCAAGCAGCGGATCATTGATGCCGAGTTCATGAAGAACGCGGTCGCTTGCACCTTTAAGAATCTGGGCGCGCGGATCAAAGTTTTTATATACCCTGTGTCCGAAGCCCATCAGCTTAAAGCCGCTGTTCTTGTCTTTTGCCAGGGAAATATATTTCTTATAATCCATATTATCAGCGGCAATATGATCAAGCATTTCGATCACTTCCTGATTGGCGCCGCCGTGCAACGGTCCCCACAAAGCTGCCACGCCCGCGGAAATGGTTGCATACACATTAGCATGCGAACTTCCAGCCATACGGACAGTTGAGGTGCTGCAATTCTGTTCATGATCTGCATGCAGAATAAGCAGCTTGTCAAGGGCATCCTCAATTACCGGCGAAATTTCATATTTTTCTGAGGGCACGGCGAACATCATGTGCAGAAGATCACCAGTGTAGCTCAGATCATTTCTTGGGTATATATAAGGCTGGCCGAGGGATTTTTTGTAGGAGAAAGCTGCGATGGTTTTGATTTTGGAGATGAGGCGGATGATATTGAGGTTTGCTTCCTGTTTATAATCCGTCTCCGGATAAAATGTTGACAGGGATGCCACCATTGAGGAGAGCACGCCCATCGGGTGCGCCGTGGTGGTAAAGCCCTCGAACATTTTTTTCATGTCTTCCGGCAGAAGGCTGTGATGGGTAAGTTCATGCTTGAACTGATCAAGCTGTTCTTTGCCAGGGAGTTCGCCATAAATCAGAAGGTATGCAACTTCAATGAATGAAGATTTATTAGCCAGTTCTTCAATAGGATACCCTCTGTAGCGGAGGATTCCCTTGTCACCGTCAATAAAGGTGATAGCGCTTTTGCAGGAGCCGGTGTTACCGTAACCGTCATCCAGGGTGATAGCACCTGACTGCGCTCTGAGCTGTGTTATATCTATTGCAACTTCCTGTTCGCTTCCGACCAGCACCGGCAGGGTATAATCCTTGCCATTGAGAGTTAATTTTGCTGAATCCATTTGTTATTCCAATCTGTTAAATTGATTCCAGGAGTTAATTAGAACGATAATTAGTATATAAACTTATGGAATATCGTGATATTTTACAAGAACAAACGGAAGCGGGATATTATGTATTTTGGCAGATATGAAAATCAGAATCTCAGCAAAACCACTGCAGGGGTGCCGGTGAGGGAAACCTGGAGGCGCAACCTCACCACGTTATGGCTGACGCAGTTTTTTGCGATGGTCGGGCTTAGTGCAGTTGTTCCTTTCCTCCCCCTGTTCATCAGGGAGTTGGGTGTGCAGAACCAGCAGGAAGCGGTTACCTGGAGCGGTCTGGTATTCGCAGCGCCTTTTTTCGTAACAATTTTCATCACTCCTTTCTGGGGTGCCGTTGGGGATAAATACGGAATGCGGATCATGGTGATCCGTGCTGTTATCGGTCTGGGCATTGCTCAGATTCTTATGGCGTACGCTCAATCAGTTGAGCAGCTTTTTTTCTTCCGCATCCTTCAGGGCGCATTAAGCGGCTTCTATCCCTCTGCCATGACCCTGATTGCCTCCAATACTCCAGAGGAAAAACAGGGATATGCACTCGGAGCCTTTCAGTCAGCCAATACTTCAGGAAATATTTTCGGTCCGGTCATCGGCGGTTTTCTTTCAGTCATTATTGGATTCCGGTCGGTCTTTGTTGCAAGTGCCATCATCAGTTTCATGATGGCGATTGTGCTCTATTACACTTTGAAAGAGGAAGTGCGGGTACCGCCCAAAACACCCCGTTTCAAGTACCTTGATTACTGGAAGTTTGCTCTCACCTCCCGGTCGCTTATGCTTCTGCTCACGCTGATATTTCTTGCCTCTTTTGGCGTGGCATTCATACGGCCGTTATTCGTTTTTTTTATCGAAACAATGGTCTCGGACAGTAAGACACTACCTGGAACAACCGGCGCGCTGTATAGTCTGATTGGCATTTTTTCCGCTTTCTCTTCCTTCTGGTTCGGAAAAAGAATTGACACTCATGGCTCCCGGCAGGTGCTCTTTGTCGGGACTATCCTGACCGGTACCATGTATATCGCTCATTTCTTTGTGACTTCGGTTTATCTATTGATACCCGTCCGGATACTTCTTGGCCTCGGTTACGGCGTGATTCTCCCCGCGCTTTTCACAGGGATAAGTCATTCCTCCCCTCCTGAAAAGAAAGGAGGGCTTATGGGTATTGCATCAAGCGCTCAGACTCTGGGGAATATGCTCGCTCCCCTGCTTTCCGGTGTCATTGCTTCATTGTTCAGTGTGAGGGCCTCCTTTATTTTTGCCGGTGTGGTGTTTCTTCTGATGCTCCCCTTTGCTCAAATGCAGGAAAGAATTAAAGAAAACCAATAGGTTTGGGCTTTTGTTCTACGCATCTTTTATTGTAATTTTATATACTTTACAAAATTTTTTAGGTTGCCAATGTCAAATCAGGTAATCGGGCATGTTGAAATTCCCAGCCCGGATTTTTCTGTTTCTTCAGCATTTTATAAAAAAGTATTCGATTGGGAGTTCCGCGAGTTCGGAAAGGGATATATGCTCTTTAACACTCATAAGGGAATGACCATCGGTCTCAGAAGTGTGGAATCTGTGGTATCAGGAAACACCACGGTATTCCATATCCATGTGGACGAAGTTGAAAAGTATTGCGATCTTGCGGAAATGGCAGGAGGCAGAGTTTTTAAGTCAAAGTCAACTATCCCCGTTTACGGATGGTATGCTCTCATTGAAGACCCCCATGGCAATAAAATCGGACTATTCCAGTCCCCCAAATAGTTTTAATTCCCGTTTCCGCGGCTTTACCCTGCGGAAACGGGTTTTTTTCTCAGTATCTGACTTGCCCCTTCTTTTTTTCTCTTATCCTGTTTGTAAGAGGCTCCCTGACCTCATATATTTTCATGGCTGAATTTTTGTATTATTCCTGTTAACGAAAAGACGATTATGACTACTAACGCTCCCATTAAAAAGATTGCCATAAACACCGGCGGCGGCGATGCCCCTGGCCTTAACGCTGTTATTAAAGCTGCTACAATTTCTGCTCTGAATAAGGGGTGGGAAGTAGTAGGCATCAAAGAAGGCTATAATGGTTTATTCCTTCCTGAAAAGTTTCCGGAAGGCGGACTGATCAATCTGACCTATGATGTTGTTGCCGATATTACCGGACTCGGCGGTACCATCCTCGGAACCACGAACAGAGGGAACCCGCTCCGCTTCCCTATGAAAGCTGCAAACGGCACCATCGTGGAGGTTGACCGCTCTGACGAAATTATGGCCGCCTTCAAACGAAACAATATTGATGCACTCATTGCAATTGGCGGAGACGGCTCACTTAGCATGGCAAATGTTTTTGCTAAGAAAGGCCTGCGGGTGGTAGGTGTTCCAAAAACCATTGATAATGACCTTGATAAAACCGTCATCACCTTCGGTTTTGACACTGCCCTTTCTTTCTCAACTGAATGTATTGACCGACTTCACTCGACCGCTAAATCTCACAGCAGAATTCTTGTGGTTGAAGTAATGGGAAGATACGCCGGTTGGATCGGGCTTGAGTCGGGTATCTCCGGCTCTGCGGATGTTATTCTGATACCAGAAATCCCTTATGATATTAATAAGGTGGCGGAACACCTCAACAATAAATTCAGGACAACTGATAAAAACTATGCAATAGTAGTTGTTGCTGAAGGAGCTGTACCGGCAGGCGGATCAGTTTCCGTGCTTGAAAAAGAGGCAGGGAAAGCTGAACGGCTTGGAGGCGCCGCGGAGCGAATTGCTGCTCAGCTCAAACCCCTTGTTGAAAATGAAATTAGAACGGTAATCCTCGGTCATCTCCTTCGCGGAGGAAGCCCGACAACATTCGACCGGCTTCTCTCTCTCAGATTCGGCGCTGCGGCAGTCCGCGCGCTCGTTGAAGGACAGAATGGAGTGATGGTTGCTCTGGCACCACCCAAAGTGAATTATGTCCCTCTGGATGAAATTTCGAATAAAATGAAATTAGTGAGAAAGGATTCTGACATCATTCTGACCGCGAGAGATCTGGGTATCTGTTTCGGAGACTGATCCTCGCTGATTTGACAAAAAAAAGCGGCTCCTGATGAGCCGCTTTTTTTATTTTGCGGTGATATGTTTATATACTAATTCTGAAATTCTGCCGTACATCTCTTTAGCACTGCTGATATTTTCAATGTTCTTCCCTAGCAATACCAGAGCATACACTCTTCCATCAGGTAGGAAGACAAGACCTGAGTCATGAGTAACTCCGGTAATTGATCCTGTCTTGTGAGCGACTAAAACATTATCAGGCAGGAATCTGGGAATCTGGTCCCTGAACTTCTGCTGCTTCAGCACGGATAACATCTCCGTGAATAACACCTCATCGGGGTATTTCCTGATATATATCTGCGTAAAGAGCGCCGCCAGACCGTCAGCAGTTACTGTATTATTAAGACCCGCACGGAAAGCCGGAATATCCTCAACACCTCTCAGCACCGTTACTCCCTCAACATCCAGTTCGGAAAGAGTTGCCATTACCCGCTTTGCATCAATCCTGTCAATAAGAATATTCGTCGCAAGATTTGATGAAACGGTAATCATTTCAAAAACCAGTTCACGGATGGTTTTATACTGCCCGAGAAATTTATACAGTCCCTCCCCGCTGTCCTCATCTATATCCATGCGGTAAATACTGCCGTCAACAATGCTCTTGAACTCATTCTTAAGCAGGAGGGTATCTTCAAGAGAGAGCCTTCCTTCTGAGACATCCCTCATAACCTGCACCATAACAGGGGTTTTCATGGTACTTGCAGCATGGAAAATGGTATCTCCGTTCACTGAAAGTTTATCCCCCGGTTCAGATATATTCAGATAGGAAAGGGCAAACACACCTTTATGAGTTCTGAATTCATCCTCAACAAGGGAACGGAGTCTGGAAATATCCTGGCTGTTAATCTGCATTACGAATACAAAGAGGAAAAGTGTTCTGAAAATCATTTCATATAGTGGATTGGGAGCGATTCTGACTTCTGCCCGCTCTGCAGTCTGACAAAATAAATACCGCTCGGCATACCTGACATTTCTATCCGCAGAGTGTGCTCCCCTGCCGTCATCTCTCCCGCAAAGAGATCTTTCACCTTCTCACCGTTCAGGGTATAGAGTTTTGCTGTTACCTCGCCGGCTGTATATATATGGTACCTGAGCGCGGCACTTCCGTTAAATGGATTCGGGTAGCTGCCGATTATTTTGAAATCTTTCCCGGCATTCAGTCCGGGTTCTGCGGCACTTCCCGATACAGCAGTTCCCCTTACCGGTACTCTGAAAATACCATCATTTGTGGAAATAAGCAGTTCCGTCTGATAATAACCCTGTACGGCAGGAGCGAACACAATAAGAAGAGAATCCACTTCACCGAATCCGACCGTATTATCGTTTGTATAAACCCGGAATACTTCAGAGTTAAGTGAACTTGTCTGGTATGTAAGCGAGCCTCTTGAAACATTCGCAAGGTAAAGCCACAGAGTTGAACTGTCTCCCTGTTCTCCAACCCATTCATAACGCAGATGCAGACTGTCAGCGGAAAGCAGCGCAGCCGGTTTCTGAGGTGTGGTAAGCGATGTATTAACGAATGATGCAATCCGGTCAATAAACTCAGGGTGATCTATCAGCGGATTACGTTTCCCCTGATACGATGCAATTTTCGTATTTCTTGCTGCTTCCGTTGCCGATACCGTATCGAACTTGCTCCACTCCTTGAGAACATTTTCCTGCACCGTATCCATATAATTCTGGTAATTCTGATATCGTGTGATGAAGTAAAACATTGCCCGTGCTGCATCCCCTTTATGAACATCACGGGGTTCAAATACAATCACATTACGGTAATCGAGTCCCCTTTTGCTACCGCCCACCTGCCAGTTTATACCTGAAACCACTTTACCAAATGGATAATTGCCTCTTGTGTTATTTGCCGAACTGTTTGTCGGGTAGAGGTGAAAAATATCTGAGCGCATCGGTTCTGCCTGACTGAAAGTACCCTGAGGCCAGGTATGCTCGGTATCAAAACCCTGATTCTGCGCGATGGTACGAGTGGCTGCCTGAATTTTAATTCCGGTATAAACACACTCTATGGTATCACCGGGCTGTTTATCAATATTTTCATACATCCTGTCCCGACCGGTGTTATAGCCAAGCGACGTATGATTAATCACCAGTCCGTTTAGAGCGGTTTTAAGTGCATTATCCCATTTATCAAATGTTGCAGCATCATACTGAGAAAGCGCACCCCCCTCACCCCGAAGAGTGACCGGTACTGATAGCCCCGTCTCAGCAGTGGTTATAAAAAGTGTATTACGGTAGCTTATATTTTGTGCCGGACTAAACGTGACCAACACCTGCACTGAATCATAAATACCCAAAAAGAACTCCTCCTGAGATACAGAAAATCCTGAGCCCTTTCCAAAATTCAGACTAACGGAAACCGGCAGCATGGACATATTTTTAATCTGCACATTTCTTGCGCTTACCGACTTTATCTGCACTTTGCCGAAATTCATTGCAGACTGTGATACAATAATTTGTCCGTTCGTTTTTACCCCAAGGAGGGTGATTAAGACGATGATTAATTGGAGGCTTCTGATTATCTTTTGCGTTTTATTTGTATGTTTTCTCAATCGGAGAGTTTCCTGTTCGATGGTTAAAGTAATGCTTTGCTTGTTTCTGTTTGTTACGGTTTCAAATTTATTCCCTCAAAAGGAGAATCACAAATGGAAACCGCTGATAATTACAGAATCTCAAAAAGTCTGGATAGACCAGTCACAGACAGATACTATTTCCT of Ignavibacteriales bacterium contains these proteins:
- a CDS encoding ATP-dependent 6-phosphofructokinase gives rise to the protein MTTNAPIKKIAINTGGGDAPGLNAVIKAATISALNKGWEVVGIKEGYNGLFLPEKFPEGGLINLTYDVVADITGLGGTILGTTNRGNPLRFPMKAANGTIVEVDRSDEIMAAFKRNNIDALIAIGGDGSLSMANVFAKKGLRVVGVPKTIDNDLDKTVITFGFDTALSFSTECIDRLHSTAKSHSRILVVEVMGRYAGWIGLESGISGSADVILIPEIPYDINKVAEHLNNKFRTTDKNYAIVVVAEGAVPAGGSVSVLEKEAGKAERLGGAAERIAAQLKPLVENEIRTVILGHLLRGGSPTTFDRLLSLRFGAAAVRALVEGQNGVMVALAPPKVNYVPLDEISNKMKLVRKDSDIILTARDLGICFGD
- a CDS encoding MFS transporter, whose amino-acid sequence is MIFYKNKRKRDIMYFGRYENQNLSKTTAGVPVRETWRRNLTTLWLTQFFAMVGLSAVVPFLPLFIRELGVQNQQEAVTWSGLVFAAPFFVTIFITPFWGAVGDKYGMRIMVIRAVIGLGIAQILMAYAQSVEQLFFFRILQGALSGFYPSAMTLIASNTPEEKQGYALGAFQSANTSGNIFGPVIGGFLSVIIGFRSVFVASAIISFMMAIVLYYTLKEEVRVPPKTPRFKYLDYWKFALTSRSLMLLLTLIFLASFGVAFIRPLFVFFIETMVSDSKTLPGTTGALYSLIGIFSAFSSFWFGKRIDTHGSRQVLFVGTILTGTMYIAHFFVTSVYLLIPVRILLGLGYGVILPALFTGISHSSPPEKKGGLMGIASSAQTLGNMLAPLLSGVIASLFSVRASFIFAGVVFLLMLPFAQMQERIKENQ
- a CDS encoding VOC family protein; translated protein: MSNQVIGHVEIPSPDFSVSSAFYKKVFDWEFREFGKGYMLFNTHKGMTIGLRSVESVVSGNTTVFHIHVDEVEKYCDLAEMAGGRVFKSKSTIPVYGWYALIEDPHGNKIGLFQSPK
- a CDS encoding citrate synthase; its protein translation is MDSAKLTLNGKDYTLPVLVGSEQEVAIDITQLRAQSGAITLDDGYGNTGSCKSAITFIDGDKGILRYRGYPIEELANKSSFIEVAYLLIYGELPGKEQLDQFKHELTHHSLLPEDMKKMFEGFTTTAHPMGVLSSMVASLSTFYPETDYKQEANLNIIRLISKIKTIAAFSYKKSLGQPYIYPRNDLSYTGDLLHMMFAVPSEKYEISPVIEDALDKLLILHADHEQNCSTSTVRMAGSSHANVYATISAGVAALWGPLHGGANQEVIEMLDHIAADNMDYKKYISLAKDKNSGFKLMGFGHRVYKNFDPRAQILKGASDRVLHELGINDPLLEVAKNLERVALEDSYFVERKLYPNVDFYSGIIYKALGIPTNMFTVMFAIGRLPGWLAHWKELRDNPALRIYRPRQVYTGHTNREYVPVEKR
- a CDS encoding endonuclease, with product MRKHTNKTQKIIRSLQLIIVLITLLGVKTNGQIIVSQSAMNFGKVQIKSVSARNVQIKNMSMLPVSVSLNFGKGSGFSVSQEEFFLGIYDSVQVLVTFSPAQNISYRNTLFITTAETGLSVPVTLRGEGGALSQYDAATFDKWDNALKTALNGLVINHTSLGYNTGRDRMYENIDKQPGDTIECVYTGIKIQAATRTIAQNQGFDTEHTWPQGTFSQAEPMRSDIFHLYPTNSSANNTRGNYPFGKVVSGINWQVGGSKRGLDYRNVIVFEPRDVHKGDAARAMFYFITRYQNYQNYMDTVQENVLKEWSKFDTVSATEAARNTKIASYQGKRNPLIDHPEFIDRIASFVNTSLTTPQKPAALLSADSLHLRYEWVGEQGDSSTLWLYLANVSRGSLTYQTSSLNSEVFRVYTNDNTVGFGEVDSLLIVFAPAVQGYYQTELLISTNDGIFRVPVRGTAVSGSAAEPGLNAGKDFKIIGSYPNPFNGSAALRYHIYTAGEVTAKLYTLNGEKVKDLFAGEMTAGEHTLRIEMSGMPSGIYFVRLQSGQKSESLPIHYMK
- a CDS encoding serine hydrolase: MIFRTLFLFVFVMQINSQDISRLRSLVEDEFRTHKGVFALSYLNISEPGDKLSVNGDTIFHAASTMKTPVMVQVMRDVSEGRLSLEDTLLLKNEFKSIVDGSIYRMDIDEDSGEGLYKFLGQYKTIRELVFEMITVSSNLATNILIDRIDAKRVMATLSELDVEGVTVLRGVEDIPAFRAGLNNTVTADGLAALFTQIYIRKYPDEVLFTEMLSVLKQQKFRDQIPRFLPDNVLVAHKTGSITGVTHDSGLVFLPDGRVYALVLLGKNIENISSAKEMYGRISELVYKHITAK
- a CDS encoding YHS domain-containing protein, yielding MGDEVDPEVKTVTYNGKVYGFCCKGCIKKFSNNPEKYAAKLSEDGTKLIEPEKK
- a CDS encoding efflux RND transporter periplasmic adaptor subunit — its product is MKLLRIILPLILLSLFAGCGGDEPANNTASSYYCPMHPEVTSDRPGACPICHMDLVLTSDTKGAEEMLSGDFRLSKDDIIKSNIITAEVSEGSISPALSFSGKIEIPEENIRIVSARFSGRVESMKASSTGLMLNSGSVLFTSYSDEMSRIFAEYRSVRNSGTANAEIIKSLETRLLLKGMTTEQISALKNGASDIFNVMSPYKGVILEKYISEGEYFSEGTRLYKVADLSSVWAVADVYSDALAYIREGTAAEVKNESNGYTARARVSFISPVMDNASRSVKVRVILSNTGSLRANDFVTVKFTASEKTGITVPVNAVVRTGNEDIVWLQTGEETFKPRKVILGQRSGQFYSVVSGLSKGDRIVINGVYLLDSESRLRNFTSVEDLTQIPEPKTETKTVSSAPDKNGDEKAIFLGKTDDVPFNKVCPLLGDEVAKNSPKVKYKGKIWGFCCPGCDKKFMADPAKYSQNVSADGKTYLGIYED
- a CDS encoding PP2C family protein-serine/threonine phosphatase, with the protein product MADNHRAYNIWKEMNLKVRILLAVSVFLIFSTLGPLSILMDDPLKHISIMHVLIVTISSGGISGSIILFARKKLLLILMTALFMAGNIYALDIEQYFSGKTDAKMFKEQEQHILLNRKEYQEVKNERMLLGTFSVVLLALGYTMFIVTLQREGKQRVRLETEFQVARKIQESLNPGKGMVSGRTEVFGIAMPAQEVGGDFFDYLDCGDGNIFVLAADVSGHGIGSGIIAAMTKSAFYANRDLLDNPAELFSKMNRTLQQITQKSHFVTAAGIYINPASSSAKVITGGHHPVLHYRIAEKTAASYRTQNLALGMQRDFNYVHESISFEQGDYFLLYTDGIIEARNKEGQEFGLARLRTSFSDYSGNPPEIICNAIKSDLHRFTGRDVFDDDITLICVKT